In Cololabis saira isolate AMF1-May2022 chromosome 4, fColSai1.1, whole genome shotgun sequence, one DNA window encodes the following:
- the bmp16 gene encoding bone morphogenetic protein 16 codes for MLPANLLLLMFLLLPQASFGRQGGNTSETDHGKVSPAPSPSSPTPSLLDPSLAQSIQTLLLSRLGLQSRPDPRPGVPVPKYLLDLYRFHQQQYHLVEDLSFSFPSQHIHQANTVRSFHHSEPLEDHPKAKDNTRVHISFNISSIPQDETLLSAELRLLRSDRASLGPGPHRLNLYLSKQQEDPEPTLLETRLLNNGLHKQKPSGFWEAFSLSAELLHKTHAESGRLDFLLEVKPENNNTSLPEKSVSSAAVEDKIGKQKEGHLRVCRSLGQDDHSWAQERPLLVTYSHDGRGEPLIKHTRKTSGNGQRMRGRKGSKTRARSSSKSHNRDQGLGRAKKIGYAMQGWGGDKGRVSWSDRGRVKRNGGHSAKLKRLSRGRCRRHPLYVDFKDVGWHKWIIAPSGYDAFFCLGECRYPLADHMNASSHAVVQTMVNSVNAAVPRACCVPTSLSPIALLYLDPQDRVVLKNYQDMVVESCGCW; via the exons ATGCTCCCTGCTAACCTCCTGCTCCTCATGTTCTTGCTGCTACCTCAAGCCTCGTTTGGTCGCCAAGGTGGAAACACCAGCGAGACTGATCATGGCAAGGTGTCCCCAGCACCTTCCCCCTCCTCACCCACCCCGTCCCTCCTGGATCCCAGTCTGGCTCAGAGCATCCAGACCCTCCTCTTGAGCCGGCTGGGCCTGCAGTCTCGGCCCGACCCAAGGCCTGGGGTGCCGGTGCCAAAGTATCTCCTCGATCTTTACCGCTTTCATCAGCAGCAGTACCATCTAGTGGAAGACCTCTCATTTAGTTTCCCAAGCCAGCACATTCACCAGGCCAACACTGTACGCAGCTTTCACCACAGCG AGCCCCTTGAAGACCATCCCAAAGCAAAGGATAACACAAGAGTGCACATCTCCTTCAATATCTCCTCCATCCCTCAGGATGAGACGTTGCTCTCTGCTGAGCTTCGACTCCTCCGCAGTGACAGAGCTTCCCTGGGCCCTGGACCCCACAGACTGAACCTATACCTCTCTAAACAACAAGAGGATCCTGAGCCTACTCTTCTAGAGACACGATTACTTAACAATGGCCTCCACAAGCAGAAACCAAGTGGTTTCTGGGAGGCATTTAGCTTAAGTGCAGAGCTCCTTCACAAGACCCATGCTGAGAGCGGCCGCCTGGACTTCCTCCTGGAGGTCAAACCTGAGAACAACAACACCTCTCTCCCTGAAAAGAGCGTCTCCTCCGCTGCAGTTGAAGATAAGATAGGGAAACAAAAAGAGGGACACCTAAGGGTTTGCAGGTCCCTGGGGCAGGACGATCACAGCTGGGCGCAAGAGAGACCCCTCTTGGTGACTTACAGTCACGATGGCCGTGGAGAACCTTTAATCAAACATACCAGGAAAACCTCTGGAAATGGCCAAAGAATGAGAGGGAGAAAAGGATCAAAAACAAGGGCCAGAAGTAGCAGCAAGAGCCACAACAGAGACCAAGGCTTGGGGAGGGCCAAAAAAATAGGGTATGCAATGCAGGGCTGGGGGGGTGATAAAGGAAGGGTCAGCTGGAGTGACCgtggaagggtgaaaagaaatgGTGGTCATTCTGCAAAACTGAAGCGCCTCTCCCGTGGCAGGTGCCGTCGTCATCCTCTGTACGTAGATTTCAAAGATGTAGGGTGGCACAAGTGGATCATCGCTCCCAGCGGCTACGACGCCTTCTTTTGCCTGGGAGAGTGCCGTTACCCTTTGGCTGACCACATGAATGCCTCCAGCCATGCCGTGGTTCAAACTATGGTAAACTCTGTGAATGCAGCTGTGCCCCGGGCCTGCTGCGTCCCCACCTCCCTCAGCCCCATCGCCCTACTCTACCTTGACCCTCAGGACCGAGTTGTGCTGAAGAACTATCAGGATATGGTGGTGGAGAGCTGTGGTTGCTGGTAG